Proteins encoded within one genomic window of Tabrizicola piscis:
- the pdxA gene encoding 4-hydroxythreonine-4-phosphate dehydrogenase PdxA: MSLRPILLTSGDPSGIGPEIAVKACLAGERFVWLGDPRHLPKGTAFREVTDLAELVPQRVLPVLRHDFAAPALPGQPDPANAAGVIAVIERAVKLVLAGEVSAICTAPIHKKALKDGAAFAFPGHTEFLAHLAGVSRVVMMLACPDLRVVPTTIHIPLSEVPVALTEALLEETIRITHAGLIRDFGIAAPRLAVAGLNPHAGEGGAMGWEDERLIRPLVARLAAEGMAIWGPLSADTMFHAAARAGYDAAVCMYHDQALIPIKTIDFAGGVNVTLGLPFVRTSPDHGTAYDIAGRGVADATSLVAALRMAREMAARR; this comes from the coding sequence GTGAGCCTGCGGCCGATCCTTCTGACCTCGGGCGATCCGTCCGGCATCGGGCCGGAAATCGCGGTGAAGGCCTGTCTGGCAGGCGAACGCTTCGTCTGGCTGGGCGATCCGCGCCATTTGCCCAAAGGCACCGCCTTTCGGGAAGTGACCGATCTGGCCGAATTGGTCCCGCAGCGGGTGCTGCCGGTGCTGCGTCACGATTTCGCGGCCCCTGCCCTGCCCGGCCAGCCTGATCCGGCCAATGCGGCAGGGGTGATCGCGGTCATCGAGCGCGCGGTCAAGCTGGTGCTTGCGGGCGAGGTTTCGGCCATCTGTACTGCACCCATCCACAAGAAGGCGCTGAAAGACGGGGCCGCATTCGCGTTTCCGGGCCATACCGAGTTTCTGGCGCATCTGGCCGGGGTGTCGCGCGTGGTGATGATGCTGGCCTGCCCGGACCTGCGCGTGGTGCCCACGACGATCCACATTCCGCTATCCGAAGTGCCCGTAGCGCTGACCGAAGCCTTGCTAGAGGAGACCATCCGCATCACCCATGCCGGGCTGATCCGTGATTTCGGGATCGCCGCACCCCGGCTGGCGGTGGCGGGGTTGAACCCGCATGCTGGCGAAGGCGGGGCGATGGGCTGGGAGGATGAACGGCTGATCCGCCCGCTGGTGGCCCGGCTGGCGGCCGAGGGGATGGCGATCTGGGGGCCCTTGTCGGCCGATACGATGTTCCATGCGGCGGCCCGGGCGGGCTATGACGCGGCGGTCTGCATGTATCACGATCAGGCGCTGATCCCGATCAAGACGATCGACTTTGCCGGCGGGGTGAATGTGACGCTGGGCTTGCCCTTTGTGCGCACCTCGCCCGATCATGGCACGGCCTATGACATTGCCGGGCGCGGGGTGGCGGATGCGACGAGTCTGGTTGCGGCGTTGCGGATGGCGCGGGAGATGGCGGCGCGGCGGTAG
- the rsmA gene encoding 16S rRNA (adenine(1518)-N(6)/adenine(1519)-N(6))-dimethyltransferase RsmA — MGTIDGLPPLREVIRAHDLVAKRQLGQNFLLDLNLTAKIARSAGDLSGCDVLEVGPGPGGLTRGLLAEGARRVLAVEKDARCIPALEEIAASAPGRLEVLLGDALEVDVLAHLTPPIKVVANLPYNVGTELLIRWLSAPWPPYWSSLTLMFQKEVAERIVAKPRTDHYGRLALLAQWRCNVAIVMVLPPEAFTPAPKVHSAVVQLTALAEPRFPCDFGVLQRVTAMAFGQRRKMLRSSLKGMGPGIEGLLESVGIPPTARAEEIGLEQFCALARAVAGQNEALPRA; from the coding sequence GTGGGAACGATTGACGGGCTGCCACCGCTGCGTGAGGTGATCCGGGCGCATGATCTGGTGGCCAAGCGGCAGCTGGGCCAGAATTTCCTGCTGGATCTGAACCTTACGGCAAAGATCGCACGTTCCGCCGGTGATCTTTCGGGCTGCGATGTGCTGGAGGTTGGACCCGGCCCCGGAGGGCTGACCCGTGGCCTGCTGGCCGAGGGCGCGCGGCGGGTGCTGGCGGTGGAGAAGGACGCGAGGTGCATTCCGGCGCTGGAGGAGATTGCCGCCTCGGCCCCCGGTCGGCTGGAGGTGCTGCTTGGCGATGCGCTGGAGGTGGACGTGCTGGCGCACCTGACCCCGCCGATCAAGGTGGTGGCCAACCTGCCCTACAATGTGGGAACGGAACTGCTGATCCGCTGGCTGTCGGCGCCCTGGCCGCCCTATTGGTCATCGCTGACGCTGATGTTTCAGAAAGAGGTGGCCGAGCGGATCGTGGCAAAGCCCCGGACCGACCATTACGGGCGGCTGGCGCTGCTGGCGCAGTGGCGGTGCAATGTGGCCATCGTGATGGTGTTGCCGCCCGAGGCCTTTACCCCCGCGCCCAAGGTCCATTCGGCGGTGGTGCAGTTGACGGCTCTCGCTGAACCCCGTTTTCCCTGCGATTTCGGGGTGTTGCAGCGGGTAACGGCCATGGCTTTCGGCCAGCGCCGCAAGATGCTGCGGTCATCCTTGAAGGGCATGGGGCCGGGGATCGAAGGGCTGCTGGAAAGCGTGGGCATCCCGCCCACCGCCCGGGCCGAGGAGATAGGGCTGGAGCAGTTCTGCGCGCTGGCGCGGGCGGTGGCGGGACAGAACGAGGCCCTGCCCCGGGCTTGA
- a CDS encoding LPS-assembly protein LptD produces the protein MAHSLARSLARLLAVTFVLVTLSLPAMAQDKATLISDSIQITGDTRLIADGNVEVFFKGRRLSAERIVYDQSTDRLEIVGPIVLTEDSGDVLILASQAELAADLSEGILTSARLVLNRQLQLAANRITTVAGRETTLEQVVASSCKVCEGSPTPLWEIRASRVVHDQEQRQIYFDNAQFRLAGVPVFYIPRLRMPDPTLDRATGFLMPSIRTTSDLGTGIKVPYFVVLGKSADLTFEPYITARNSQTLGLRYRQAFATGQIEVNGAITRDDLMPGDTRGYLFVDGKFNLPMNFGLTIKGQTVTDPAYLLDYGIANLDRLDSRIEASRTRRNEHISARIISFQTLRDGEDNTTIPSIIADLTFHRRFSLGPLGGEGGLRLQTHNHYRSSTNPLDGADSDDIADGRDMGRISARIDWRRSFFLPMGIEATVLGEATADAYTVAQDALFEQQTTRTHGSAGVELRWPWLKVGSSGATHVIEPVVQLIWSSSDAESLPNEDSVLVEFDEGNLFSLDRFPGSDAVERGPRANLGISWTRHDPAGWTMGATLGRVYREADLGQFGPGSGLDGQRSDWLAAVNFDLANGIAITARVVMDDDLDLTKGEARLALNGTRMALATSVIWAVADPLENRPDPTQEVTFDARRKLTGNWTGKVSGRYDFVADQGTVAGLGLEFLNECVRLDVSLSRRFTSSTSVTPTTDFALSLDLVGFGSGVTGGPARTCRQ, from the coding sequence ATGGCCCATTCTCTGGCCCGTTCCCTTGCCCGCCTGCTGGCCGTGACCTTCGTGCTTGTGACCCTGTCCTTGCCCGCCATGGCACAGGACAAGGCCACGCTGATTTCGGACAGCATCCAGATCACGGGCGACACGCGGCTGATCGCCGATGGCAATGTTGAGGTGTTCTTCAAAGGCCGCAGGCTGAGCGCCGAGCGCATCGTCTATGACCAGTCCACCGACCGGCTGGAGATTGTCGGCCCGATCGTGCTGACCGAAGACAGTGGCGATGTGCTGATCCTTGCCTCGCAAGCCGAGCTTGCCGCCGACCTGAGCGAGGGCATTCTGACCAGCGCCCGGCTGGTGCTGAACCGGCAGCTGCAGCTGGCGGCCAACCGGATCACGACCGTCGCAGGGCGCGAGACCACGCTGGAACAGGTCGTCGCCTCCTCCTGCAAGGTGTGCGAAGGCAGCCCCACCCCATTGTGGGAAATCCGCGCCAGCCGCGTTGTCCATGACCAGGAGCAGCGGCAGATCTATTTCGACAATGCGCAGTTCCGGCTGGCCGGGGTCCCGGTGTTCTACATCCCGCGCCTGCGGATGCCAGACCCGACGCTGGACCGCGCGACCGGGTTCCTGATGCCGTCGATCCGCACGACCTCCGATCTGGGGACGGGGATCAAGGTTCCCTATTTCGTCGTGCTTGGAAAATCGGCCGACCTGACGTTCGAGCCCTACATTACGGCGCGCAACAGCCAGACGCTGGGGCTGCGCTACCGGCAGGCCTTCGCCACCGGCCAGATCGAGGTGAATGGCGCGATCACCCGCGATGATCTGATGCCCGGCGATACGCGCGGCTATCTGTTCGTGGACGGGAAATTCAACCTGCCCATGAACTTCGGCCTGACGATCAAGGGCCAGACCGTGACCGACCCGGCCTATCTTCTGGACTATGGCATTGCCAACCTTGACCGTCTGGACAGCCGGATCGAGGCCAGCCGGACCCGGCGGAACGAACATATCTCGGCCCGGATCATCAGCTTTCAGACGCTGCGCGATGGCGAGGACAACACGACGATCCCGTCGATCATTGCCGATCTGACCTTTCACCGCCGCTTCTCGCTTGGCCCGCTGGGGGGCGAAGGCGGGCTGCGGCTGCAGACCCACAACCACTATCGCAGCTCGACCAATCCGCTGGACGGGGCCGACAGCGACGACATCGCCGATGGCCGCGACATGGGCCGCATTTCGGCCCGGATCGACTGGCGACGCAGCTTCTTTCTGCCGATGGGGATAGAAGCGACCGTGCTGGGCGAGGCGACGGCGGATGCCTATACCGTGGCGCAGGATGCGCTGTTTGAGCAGCAGACCACTCGCACCCATGGCAGCGCCGGGGTCGAGTTGCGCTGGCCATGGCTGAAGGTCGGATCAAGCGGTGCCACCCATGTGATCGAACCTGTCGTGCAGTTGATCTGGTCGTCGTCTGACGCGGAAAGCCTGCCGAATGAGGATTCGGTGCTGGTCGAATTCGATGAGGGCAACCTGTTCTCACTGGACCGGTTTCCGGGGTCGGACGCGGTGGAGCGCGGGCCGCGCGCCAACCTGGGGATCAGCTGGACCCGGCATGACCCCGCAGGCTGGACCATGGGGGCAACGCTGGGCCGTGTCTACCGCGAGGCGGATCTGGGCCAGTTCGGCCCGGGGTCCGGTCTGGACGGCCAGCGGTCGGACTGGCTGGCTGCGGTGAATTTCGATCTGGCCAACGGCATTGCGATCACGGCGCGGGTTGTCATGGACGACGATCTGGACCTGACCAAGGGCGAAGCGCGTCTGGCGCTGAACGGGACCCGCATGGCGCTGGCGACCAGCGTGATCTGGGCGGTGGCTGATCCTTTGGAGAACCGCCCCGATCCGACGCAGGAAGTCACCTTTGACGCAAGGCGCAAGCTGACCGGCAACTGGACCGGCAAGGTGTCCGGGCGCTATGACTTTGTCGCCGATCAGGGCACGGTGGCCGGTCTGGGTCTGGAGTTCCTGAATGAGTGCGTGCGGCTTGATGTTTCCCTCTCGCGTCGGTTCACGTCATCCACTAGTGTAACGCCGACAACGGATTTCGCCCTGTCGCTGGATCTGGTCGGGTTCGGCAGCGGGGTGACCGGCGGCCCGGCACGGACGTGTCGGCAATGA
- the lptG gene encoding LPS export ABC transporter permease LptG, whose product MTLSLYIARRFLGTVGRVFLIFFAILMLVDMIEQLRRFSDAGVGLADAARLSLMSVPETLYRILPLILIMGAIANFLGLARSSELVVVRAAGRSGLRFLLTPLLVAVALGLLTVAFLNPLVAATSKAYDAERSALSRGGGSVLSVADTGLWLRQGSDEGQTVIQAARSNLDGTELFDVTFLGFDASGQPTTRIEADTAKLTDGAWVLSGTKTWDLAKPNPEVAAEAATAEVLLASDLTAERIRDSFGTPSAIAFWDLPGYISDLERAGFSAQAYRLWFQMELAQPLLLAAMVLVAAGFTMRHVRFGGTGRMVIYAMVAGFGIFFLRNFAQALGETGQIPIVVAAWSPPLAACLMSLGLLLHLEDG is encoded by the coding sequence GTGACGCTGAGCCTTTACATCGCGCGGCGGTTTCTGGGGACAGTGGGGCGGGTGTTCCTGATCTTCTTCGCCATCCTGATGCTGGTCGACATGATCGAACAGCTGCGCCGGTTTTCCGACGCAGGCGTCGGGCTGGCCGATGCGGCGCGGCTGTCGTTGATGAGCGTGCCCGAGACGCTGTACCGGATCCTGCCGCTGATCCTGATCATGGGGGCGATTGCGAATTTCCTTGGGCTGGCGCGGTCATCGGAACTGGTGGTGGTGCGCGCGGCGGGGCGGTCGGGGTTGCGGTTCCTGCTGACGCCCTTGCTGGTGGCGGTGGCTTTGGGGTTGCTGACGGTGGCGTTCCTGAACCCGCTGGTTGCGGCGACGTCCAAGGCCTATGACGCCGAGCGGTCGGCCCTGTCACGGGGGGGCGGGTCGGTCCTGTCGGTCGCGGACACCGGGCTTTGGCTGCGGCAGGGGTCGGACGAGGGCCAGACGGTCATTCAGGCGGCGCGGTCCAATCTCGATGGAACCGAGCTGTTTGATGTCACCTTTCTGGGATTTGATGCCTCTGGCCAGCCCACCACTCGGATTGAAGCCGATACAGCGAAGTTGACGGATGGGGCATGGGTCCTTTCCGGCACCAAGACGTGGGACCTGGCCAAGCCGAACCCGGAAGTTGCGGCCGAGGCGGCGACGGCCGAGGTCTTGCTGGCGTCGGACCTTACGGCGGAGCGGATCCGTGACAGTTTCGGCACGCCAAGCGCCATCGCCTTCTGGGACCTGCCCGGTTATATCAGCGATCTGGAACGGGCGGGCTTTTCGGCGCAGGCCTATCGGCTTTGGTTCCAGATGGAGTTGGCCCAGCCGCTGTTGCTGGCGGCGATGGTGCTGGTGGCCGCCGGGTTCACCATGCGGCATGTCCGCTTTGGCGGCACCGGACGGATGGTGATCTATGCGATGGTGGCGGGCTTTGGCATCTTCTTTCTGCGCAACTTCGCGCAGGCCCTGGGTGAAACCGGGCAGATCCCGATCGTGGTGGCGGCATGGTCCCCACCGCTTGCGGCCTGTCTGATGTCGCTTGGCCTTTTGCTGCATCTGGAGGATGGCTGA
- a CDS encoding malate--CoA ligase subunit beta, with translation MDIHEYQAKEILARFGVPVPRGGLAYSPEQAGYRARELGGSAWVVKAQIHSGGRGAAGGVKLCRDEHEVSAFAATLFGKQLVTKQTDANGKGVYRLWVEAASDIAREMYLGFVLDRKSERIMIVASAHGGMEIEELAETDPGSLRRMTIDPAVGLSEFQARELAFQLGLKGGQIAQMVTILKACYRAYRDLDAVMVEINPLVITGAGDLVALDAKMSFDTNALFRRPQVAELRDRSQEDPRESTAGDHGLAYVGLEGDIGCIINGAGLAMATMDMIKLAGGEPANFLDIGGGASPERVVRAFRTVLADRNVSVILVNIFAGINRCDWVAEGVVKAYQEVGLTIPVVVRLAGTNVEEGKRIIETSGLPLISADTLAEAAAKAVAAKAA, from the coding sequence ATGGATATCCACGAATATCAGGCCAAGGAAATCCTCGCCCGCTTCGGCGTGCCGGTTCCCCGCGGCGGCCTCGCCTATAGCCCCGAACAGGCCGGCTACCGCGCGCGCGAGCTTGGCGGCAGCGCCTGGGTGGTCAAGGCCCAGATCCACTCCGGTGGCCGGGGTGCCGCAGGCGGCGTGAAGCTCTGCCGCGACGAACATGAGGTCAGCGCGTTCGCCGCCACGCTTTTCGGCAAGCAACTGGTGACGAAGCAGACCGACGCCAACGGCAAGGGTGTCTACCGCCTCTGGGTCGAAGCCGCCTCGGATATCGCCCGCGAGATGTACCTCGGCTTCGTCCTCGACCGCAAATCCGAACGCATCATGATCGTAGCCTCCGCCCATGGCGGGATGGAGATCGAGGAACTGGCCGAGACCGACCCCGGCTCCTTGCGCCGAATGACCATCGACCCCGCCGTCGGCCTGTCCGAATTCCAGGCCCGCGAACTGGCCTTCCAGCTTGGCCTCAAAGGCGGCCAGATCGCCCAGATGGTCACGATCCTGAAAGCCTGCTACCGCGCCTACCGCGACCTTGACGCCGTGATGGTCGAGATCAACCCGCTGGTCATCACCGGCGCGGGTGACCTTGTGGCACTTGATGCCAAAATGTCCTTCGACACCAACGCCTTGTTCCGCCGTCCTCAAGTCGCGGAACTCCGCGACCGCAGCCAGGAAGACCCCCGCGAATCCACCGCCGGCGACCACGGCCTCGCCTATGTGGGGCTGGAGGGGGACATCGGCTGCATCATCAACGGCGCGGGCCTTGCGATGGCGACGATGGACATGATCAAGCTGGCCGGGGGCGAACCCGCCAACTTCCTCGACATCGGCGGCGGCGCCAGCCCTGAGCGTGTCGTCCGCGCCTTCCGCACGGTCCTTGCCGACCGCAACGTCAGCGTCATCCTCGTGAACATCTTCGCCGGGATCAACCGCTGCGACTGGGTCGCCGAAGGGGTTGTGAAAGCCTATCAAGAGGTTGGCCTGACCATCCCCGTCGTCGTCCGCCTCGCCGGAACCAATGTCGAGGAGGGCAAGCGCATTATTGAGACCTCCGGCCTTCCCCTCATCTCCGCCGATACCCTCGCCGAGGCCGCCGCCAAAGCGGTCGCCGCCAAAGCTGCTTGA
- the sucD gene encoding succinate--CoA ligase subunit alpha: MAILITEHTKVIVQGMSGRIGAFHAADMIKHGTNVVGGVTPGRGGETHLDRPLFNTVREAVEATGAEASLVFVPPPFAADAIMEAADAGIKTAVCVTDGIPSQDMMKVKRFLKRYPEERKMRLVGPNCAGIISPGKGFMGIMPPHIYMPGRIGIVGRSGTLGYEAASQMKALGIGVSTSVGIGGDPINGSSFKDILALFEADPDTDAVMMIGEIGGPQEAEAAAYARDHMTKPVVAYIAGLSAPKGRKMGHAGAIISAFGESAQEKVEILEAAGITVAPNPSAMGETMARVLAKRQAA, translated from the coding sequence ATGGCCATCCTGATCACCGAACACACGAAAGTCATCGTCCAGGGCATGTCCGGCCGCATCGGCGCTTTCCACGCCGCCGACATGATCAAGCACGGCACCAATGTCGTGGGCGGCGTCACCCCGGGCCGGGGCGGCGAAACCCACCTCGACCGCCCGCTGTTCAACACCGTCCGCGAAGCCGTTGAAGCCACCGGCGCCGAGGCCAGCCTCGTCTTCGTCCCGCCCCCCTTCGCCGCCGACGCGATCATGGAGGCGGCGGATGCAGGCATCAAAACCGCCGTCTGCGTCACCGACGGCATCCCGTCGCAGGACATGATGAAGGTCAAACGCTTCCTGAAACGCTACCCCGAGGAACGCAAGATGCGCCTCGTCGGCCCGAACTGCGCCGGGATCATCTCGCCCGGCAAGGGCTTCATGGGCATCATGCCGCCGCACATCTACATGCCGGGCCGGATCGGCATCGTCGGTCGCTCGGGCACGCTGGGGTATGAGGCTGCAAGCCAGATGAAGGCCCTTGGCATTGGCGTCTCGACCAGTGTCGGCATCGGTGGCGATCCGATCAATGGCAGCAGTTTCAAGGACATACTCGCCCTTTTTGAAGCTGATCCTGACACCGACGCCGTGATGATGATCGGCGAAATCGGTGGCCCACAGGAAGCCGAGGCCGCCGCCTACGCCCGCGACCACATGACCAAACCCGTCGTCGCCTATATCGCCGGTCTTTCCGCGCCGAAGGGCCGCAAGATGGGCCATGCGGGGGCGATCATCAGCGCCTTCGGCGAATCCGCGCAGGAAAAGGTCGAGATTCTGGAGGCCGCCGGTATCACCGTCGCCCCCAACCCCTCCGCCATGGGCGAGACCATGGCCCGCGTCCTCGCGAAACGTCAGGCTGCTTGA
- the lptF gene encoding LPS export ABC transporter permease LptF: MSRFDRYLLSQLLQLFGFFALVLVAVYWVNRAVGLFDQLIGDGQSALVFLEFTILTLPNAIRLVLPVAAFAASVYVVNRLMQESELVVMQATGFSAFRLARPVIYFGLCVMLMQLVLTNVLVPASQRVLSARSAEISQNITARFLNAGQFMHPAKGITLYIREITPTGELIDLFLADERGEGERLIHTAQKAFLVRGEVAPKLVMLEGSTQQLTRADGRLAVTHFSDFTLDLAGLVSVNGVAQLPLNALPTRELLGADPEVQAALGVSAAEMLEEGHSRLAGPLLGVAAPLIGFAALMLGGFSRFGLWRQMALAVGLIIGLQLAWTWGSAVAIRTAGGWMALYLAPALGVLVAVGMLVVAQMPRRLRGVRA; this comes from the coding sequence GTGTCTAGATTCGACAGATATCTGCTGTCGCAACTGCTTCAGTTGTTTGGCTTTTTTGCGCTGGTGCTGGTGGCGGTCTATTGGGTCAACCGGGCGGTCGGGCTGTTTGACCAGTTGATCGGCGATGGCCAGTCGGCGCTGGTGTTTCTGGAGTTCACGATCCTGACCCTGCCGAACGCGATCCGGCTGGTGCTTCCGGTGGCGGCCTTCGCGGCAAGCGTCTATGTCGTGAACCGCCTGATGCAGGAAAGCGAGCTGGTGGTGATGCAGGCCACGGGGTTTTCCGCCTTTCGGCTAGCGCGGCCGGTGATCTATTTCGGGCTGTGCGTGATGCTGATGCAGCTGGTGCTGACCAATGTGCTGGTCCCGGCCAGTCAGCGGGTCCTGAGCGCGCGGAGTGCCGAGATTTCGCAGAACATCACCGCAAGGTTTCTGAATGCCGGGCAGTTCATGCATCCGGCCAAGGGAATCACGCTATACATCCGCGAGATCACCCCGACGGGCGAGCTGATCGACCTGTTCCTCGCCGATGAGCGTGGCGAGGGGGAACGGCTGATCCACACCGCGCAGAAGGCGTTTCTGGTCCGGGGTGAGGTGGCGCCGAAGCTGGTGATGCTGGAAGGATCGACCCAGCAGCTGACGCGGGCCGACGGGCGGCTGGCGGTGACGCATTTTTCGGACTTCACGCTGGACCTTGCGGGGCTGGTGTCCGTGAACGGGGTCGCCCAGCTGCCGCTGAACGCCTTGCCGACGCGGGAGCTTCTGGGGGCCGACCCGGAGGTGCAGGCGGCGCTGGGGGTCAGCGCGGCGGAGATGCTGGAGGAAGGCCATTCGCGGCTTGCCGGGCCGTTGCTGGGGGTTGCGGCGCCGCTGATCGGCTTTGCAGCGTTGATGCTGGGGGGCTTCTCGCGCTTTGGGCTTTGGCGGCAGATGGCGCTGGCGGTGGGGCTGATCATCGGGCTGCAGCTGGCCTGGACCTGGGGCAGCGCCGTTGCCATCCGCACGGCGGGGGGGTGGATGGCCCTGTATCTTGCTCCGGCGCTTGGCGTGCTGGTGGCGGTGGGGATGCTGGTGGTGGCGCAGATGCCGCGGCGGCTGCGGGGGGTGCGGGCGTGA
- a CDS encoding peptidylprolyl isomerase has protein sequence MAFSFVKRQAAVLLCSVALMAGHPGLGVAQDLFAPRMTVNNRVITGYEVEQRAMFLQVLQAPGNPEDEALKGLIEDRLRQSEADRLGLTLTDEEVLQGMNEFASRANLTGEGLVAELAKVGIAAETFRDFVSAGLLWRKAVRGKFLGQVPVSENDVDMALEAMTRPRALRVLVSELVIPAPEGEDEGALALASRLSDEISSEGAFASAARQYSAAPTADNGGRLDWVPLANLPAAIGSAVLALGPGEVSDPVVVPGAVVLFQLRDVARDESAEPIAVTVEWAEFLVPDDAAEIARIRAEADNCMDLYGQANGLPENRLTVTTQPAGEVPGDVGLELAQLDPGESSIALTRGGFRRLLMLCGREVTQAEPIDRTAVREQVINQKLEGMAEGYLEELRAAAIIREP, from the coding sequence ATGGCATTTTCCTTTGTAAAACGGCAGGCGGCGGTTCTGCTGTGCAGTGTGGCGCTTATGGCCGGGCACCCCGGCTTGGGCGTGGCGCAGGATCTGTTTGCTCCACGGATGACCGTGAACAACCGGGTGATCACCGGCTATGAGGTGGAGCAGCGGGCGATGTTCCTGCAAGTGCTGCAGGCACCGGGCAACCCCGAGGATGAAGCCCTGAAGGGCCTGATCGAGGACCGGCTGCGCCAGTCCGAGGCGGACCGTCTGGGCCTGACTCTGACGGATGAGGAAGTGCTGCAGGGCATGAACGAATTCGCCAGCCGCGCCAATCTGACGGGTGAGGGTCTGGTGGCCGAACTGGCCAAGGTCGGCATCGCGGCGGAGACGTTCCGGGATTTCGTCTCGGCCGGCCTTCTGTGGCGCAAGGCGGTGCGGGGCAAGTTCCTGGGCCAGGTACCGGTCAGCGAGAATGACGTCGACATGGCGCTGGAAGCCATGACCCGGCCCCGGGCCTTGCGGGTTCTGGTGTCGGAACTGGTGATCCCTGCCCCCGAGGGCGAGGATGAGGGGGCGCTGGCGCTGGCGAGCCGGTTGTCGGATGAGATCAGCAGCGAAGGCGCCTTTGCCTCGGCGGCGCGGCAGTATTCGGCGGCACCGACGGCGGACAATGGCGGGCGGCTGGACTGGGTGCCACTGGCAAACCTGCCTGCGGCAATCGGGTCAGCGGTGCTGGCGCTAGGTCCCGGCGAAGTGTCTGACCCGGTCGTGGTGCCCGGTGCCGTGGTTCTCTTCCAGCTGCGCGACGTGGCGCGGGACGAAAGCGCCGAGCCGATTGCGGTAACCGTGGAATGGGCTGAGTTTCTGGTGCCTGACGATGCCGCCGAAATCGCCCGCATCCGCGCCGAGGCGGACAATTGCATGGACCTTTACGGTCAGGCGAACGGTCTGCCGGAAAATCGGCTGACGGTGACAACCCAGCCCGCCGGCGAAGTGCCGGGCGACGTCGGTCTGGAACTGGCGCAGCTGGACCCGGGCGAAAGCAGCATCGCGCTGACCCGGGGCGGGTTCCGGCGGCTTTTGATGCTGTGCGGCCGTGAGGTGACGCAGGCAGAACCGATCGACCGCACCGCGGTGCGGGAACAGGTGATCAACCAGAAGCTGGAAGGCATGGCGGAAGGCTATCTGGAAGAGCTGCGCGCGGCCGCCATCATCCGCGAGCCGTGA